One window from the genome of Marinifilum sp. JC120 encodes:
- a CDS encoding MetS family NSS transporter small subunit, which produces MTTSAIIMMIFGLGITWGGAIACFRIAFKNK; this is translated from the coding sequence ATGACTACCAGCGCAATCATCATGATGATCTTCGGCCTCGGTATTACTTGGGGCGGAGCAATCGCCTGTTTCCGTATCGCTTTTAAAAACAAATAG
- a CDS encoding nitroreductase family protein, protein MDVFEAIHSRRSIRKYEDKPVSEEIVKEILGAAMMAPSAGNAQPWQFVVVDDREKLETVSAINKYAAMAKNAPMGILVCADLSLEKYPGYWSQDCAAAMQNLLLAAHAKGLGAVWTGIHPEKERVEGFKKLFNLPEQVIPLGFAVMGWPKQESKKKDRYNEERVHRNSW, encoded by the coding sequence ATGGATGTATTTGAAGCGATTCACTCCCGCAGAAGCATCAGAAAATATGAAGATAAGCCTGTTTCCGAGGAAATAGTTAAAGAAATCCTCGGCGCAGCCATGATGGCTCCCAGTGCCGGAAATGCCCAGCCATGGCAGTTCGTAGTTGTTGACGACCGCGAAAAACTTGAAACCGTTTCAGCCATCAACAAATATGCGGCAATGGCCAAAAATGCTCCCATGGGAATTCTTGTTTGCGCTGATTTGAGCCTTGAAAAATATCCCGGCTACTGGTCACAAGACTGCGCAGCAGCAATGCAGAATCTACTGCTGGCTGCTCATGCAAAAGGGCTCGGAGCGGTCTGGACTGGAATCCATCCTGAAAAAGAAAGGGTCGAGGGATTTAAAAAGCTGTTTAATTTGCCCGAACAGGTCATCCCGCTGGGCTTTGCAGTCATGGGCTGGCCCAAGCAGGAATCAAAGAAAAAAGACCGCTACAACGAAGAAAGGGTTCACCGCAACAGCTGGTAG